In the Streptomyces sp. NBC_00193 genome, GGAAGGGACCCTCATGGAGGCGGCTTTTATCATCGTGGCCCTGGTGCTGCTGTTCGCCTTCCTGGGGCTCGGTGTCTACGTGACGACGAAGGTGGTCAAGGGCGTCGCGCGCGGCGTGGACCGGACCATCACCCAGGCCCGCCGCACGGTGGAGGACACCACCCTGAAGGCCCGCAGCTTCGGCCAGGTCGGTGTCCCGGGCGCGCTGGCCACGCTGCGGCTGGACCTGCGCAATTCGATGCGGGCGACGCAGCAGGCGCTGTACGAGGGGGTCCAGACGGACGCCTCGCTGAAGGAGTCGATCGGGCTGTTCGAGCGGCTGAGCGCGCACGGCCACGAACTCGACGACGAGCTGAAGCGCCTGGAGGCGGAGCCCGACCGGCAGCGGACCGCGGCGGCCCTGCCGGACCTGCGGGAGCGCACGGCGCAGATCACCCAGGCCTCGGACTCGCTGCGCTGGGCGGCGCGCGACCGTGCGCGGCGCTTCGCGGAGGACGACCTGTCGCACCTGTCGGCCCAGATCGACGTCGAGTCGGGCGCCCTGCGGGACTGGTCCCGCGCCCCGGCCGACGACCTCCCCCACGCCACGCCCACGCCCACGTCCCCCACGTGGAACACCCCCCAGCCCGCAGCCCTCTCGGAACCCACCCCACCCCCGCAGTACCCCTGGCAGAAGACCCGGCGCCCGGAAGCGACGACCTGAGCGGGAGCTTTCAGCCGTCCGGCGTTTGAGGACCGGGGTCCGGGGCGGAGCCCCAGGGGGTCCGGGCGCAGCCCGACGGGAGCTGGGCGACAGCCCGTGCGGGGCCCGGTGGAACCCCTTGGCGGGGCCCGGCGGAACCGTGGGTGGGAGCCCGGCTGCAGGTCACCCGGAGGCGTGGCCGGAGGGCCACCGGTAGACCCGGGCTGCCGGAACACCCCCACTGCCGGTAACCTCCGCCTCATGTCCCGCCATGTCGCGATCGTCACGGATTCCACGGCCTACCTGCCCCCACCGGCCATGGCGCGGCACGGAATCACCTCCGTCCCGCTGACCGTGGTCCTCGGCGACGATGCCCTGGAAGAGGGCACCGAGATCTCGGCCAGGAGCCTCGCCCTGGCCCTGCAGAAGCGCCGCTCGGTCACCACCTCCCGCCCCAGCCCCGAGGACTTCGTCCGGGCCTACCGGACGGCTGTGGAGGCCGGTGCGACCGGCATCGTCAGCCTGCACCTGTCGGCGGAGTTCTCCGGCACGTACGACGCCGCCGTGCTCGCCGCGAAGACCGCCACGGTGCCCGTCCGCGTCGTCGACACCGGCATGGTCGCCATGGCCCTGGGCTTCTGCGCCCTGGCCGCGGCGGAGGTGGCCGAAGCCGGGGGCTCCCTCGACGAGGCCGTCGCCGCCGCGGAGAAGCGGGCCGCCGGCATGTCCGCGTACTTCTACGTCGACACCCTCGACTACCTCCGTCGCGGCGGCCGCATCGGGGCCGCGCAGGCCCTGCTCGGCTCGGCGCTCGCGGTCAAGCCGCTGCTGACGCTGGACGGCGGGCGGATCGAGATGCTGGAGAAGGTGCGTACGGCCTCCAAGGCCATAGCCCGCCTGGAGGAGCTGGCCGTCGAACGCGCCGGCTCCGGCCCCGTCGACGTGGCCGTGCACCACCTCGCGGCCCCGGAACGCGCCGAGAAGCTCGCGCAGCGGCTCCGTGAGCGCATCCCCGGGCTGGTCGAGCTGCACGTCAGCGAGGTCGGCGCGGTGATCGGGGCGCACACCGGACCGGGGCTGCTGGCGGCGGTCGTCTCCCCGCGCTGATCACTGGATCGAGTGACGGAGATATCCACAACGCCCGGGCCATCCACCGGAATTGAGGCTTCCGAACGCGTGTCACGGCTCGGCCCTACCGTCGTGGCATGACTCTTCGTACGCGCACGTCAGGTCCCGCCGGCGCCACCAGCGGCCCCGGCCGTCCCCGCCTCTCCGACAGCCGTCTGCGGCACCGCCGCGGACAGCGGCCCGGCCGTCCCGACCCCGCGGTCGTGCGGCGCCGGGCCGAGGCCCTGCTCGGAGCGGGCCGTCCTCCGGGCGCTCCGCCGCCGTCGCCGACCGGGGACACCTCTGCTGAGGTGGCTCCGCCGGGAGGCCGCTCCGTCGAGGCGGTGACCGAGCCAGCGGCTGCGGCCCGGCCGGATCCGCTGGTCAGGCCCGGTCCGGCGGTCAGGCCCGGTCCGGCGGTCCGGGCCGACGTGCCTGACCGACCCGACGAACCCGCCCGGGGCGGGGCGGTGGCTCCGCCCGAGGGCCGGGAGGTGCCCGGCGGGGCTGTGCGGTGGCTCGCGGTGCGGGAGCGGCTGCCCGTGTGGCTGCAGACCCGCTGCGGGGTGGAGCCGCGCACGGTGGCAGCCGTCTCGGTGGTGCTCCTCGTCGCCGTCGGGTTCGCCGTGCAGCAGTACGGGGCGGCCCGGCCCCGGCCGGTGACCGCACCCGCCGTGGTGGCCCCCGCGGCGGCCGCGCTGCCGGCCCCGACCGCGGCGCGGGCGGGCCCCGGCGTCGGCGCTGGTCCCATCCTGGTGGACGTCAGCGGCAAGGTCCGTGACCCCGGGGTGCGCAAGCTGCCTCCCGGCTCGCGGGTGGAGGATGCCTTGGCCGCCGCCGGGGGAGTGCGGCCCGGGACGGACACCACCGGCCTGAACCGGGCCCGCGTCCTGATGGACGGCGAGCAGGTACTGGTGGGCGTTCCGGCCCCACCGCCGCCGATGACGGGACGTGGCGCTCCGGCGGCAGGGCCGCTGAGCCTCGGCACGGCCACGGCCGAGCAGCTGGACGGCCTGCCGGGGGTCGGCCCGGTTCTCGCGCAGCACATCGTGGACTTCCGCACGGCACGCGGGGGCTTCCGCTCCGTGGAGGAGCTCCGGCAGGTCAACGGGATCGGTGAGCGCCGCTTCGCCGACCTGCGCGAGCTGGTGCGCCCGTGAGCCGGCACGGCGGACCGGGGCGGGTTTCGGGCGGGCGGGATCCGCGGGAGGCGGATCCGAGCGAGCCGGACGGAGGCGAGGGGGGTTCGGGTCGCCGGGAGGGAGGGGTGGGGGAAGCGGAGCCTCTGGATTTGCGGCTGGTGGGGCCGGCTCTCGGCGTGTGGGGGGCGGCCGCCGTGGGGCTGGGGGTGCCCGTCGGATGGAGTTTTGGGGCGGCGGGGCTGGGGGTGGGGGCGGCCGGGGTGTTGATGCTGGTCCGGCGGAGGCGCTCCGGGACGTTCCGGACGGCCGTGGCGGCGGTGCTGCTGTGCGCGGCCGCCGGGGCCGGGCTGGCGGGGCTCCAGCGGGCCGAGGCGCGGGCCGGGCCGGTCCCGGAGCTGGCCCGGGACCATGCCCGGGTGCTCGCGGATCTCACCGTGGACTCCGACCCGCGGACCGCCCGGACCGGGAGCGGGCCGCCGGCGGTGGTGCTCGACGCGGTGGTGACCTGGGTGACCGGGCCCGACGGTGCCCGGACCCGGGTGTCGACTCCGGTGCGGGTGCTGGCGGGGCATCCGGGGTGGGCCCGGCTGCAGCCCTCGACACGGGTCGCGGTGGTGGCCCGGCTGGCCCCGGCGCGGGGCGGGGAGCGGGCCGTCGCCCTGCTCCGGCCGGCCGGGGACGCCCCGCCGCGGGTGACCGGCGGCCCGGACACCGTGCAGCGGATCGCCGGGCGGCTGCGGGCCGGACTGCGCGAGGTCACCGACGGGCTGGCCCCGGACGCCAGGGCCCTGCTGCCCGGGCTGGTGGTCGGGGACACCTCCCGGGTGGAGCCCGATCTGCACGACGCGTTCCGCGCCACCGATCTGCTGCACCTGCTGGCCGTCTCCGGGTCCAACCTGACCGTGGTGCTCTTCCTCCTCATCGGCGCCCCGGCCCGCGCGCAGCAGGCCGAGCGGGGCGGGCTGGCGCCCCGCCTGGGGCTCTCGTTGCGGGCGACGGCCCTGTGCGGGGTGGCGCTGACCCTGGCCTTCGTCGTGGTGTGCCGGCCGGAGCCCAGCGTGCTGCGGGCGGCGGCCTGCGGCTCGGTCACCCTGCTGGCCATCGCCACCGGGCGGCGCAGATCCCTGATCCCGGCGCTGGCCGCTGCCGTCCTGCTGCTGGTGCTCTACGACCCCTGGCTGGCCCGGAGCTACGGCTTCCTGCTCTCCGTCCTGGCCACCGGGGCCCTGCTGACGCTGGCTCCCCGGTGGAGCGAGGCCCTGCAGCGGCGCGGGATGCGGCCCCGCTCGGCCGAGGCGCTGGCGGCCGCGGCGGCGGCCCAGGCGGTGTGCGCCCCGGTCGTCGCGGTGCTGTCGGCCCGGGTGAGCCTGGTGGCGGTGCCCTGCAACCTGCTGGCCGAGCTGGCGGCGGGACCCGCCACGGTCCTGGGGTTCGCCGCGCTGGCGGCGGCCCCGGTGTGCCGGCCGGTGGCCGAGGTGCTCGCCTGGTGCGCGGGCGTGCCCGCCGGGTGGATCGCCGCCGTGGCCCGGGGCGGTGCGGGACTGCCCGGGGCGGAGCTGGGCTGGCCCGGCGGGGTGGGCGGAGGGTTGCTGCTCGCCACGGCCACCTTCGCGGCGGTGGTGCTCGGCAGGCGGTTCGGCCGTGGGCGATGGCTCGCCTCCGCCCTGGCCGTGGTGCTGCTCCTCGCCGTGCTGAGGCCGCCGCTGGTCACTCGTACGGTCAAAGGCTGGCCACCGCCCGACTGGATCTACACCCAGTGCGCGGTGGGCCAGGGGGACGCCGCCGTGCTCGCGGTCGGCCCGGGGACGGCCGTGGTGGTGGACGCGGGCCCCGAGCCGGGGCCGGTGGACGCCTGCCTGAGGGAGCTGGGCGTGAGCCGGGTGCCGCTGCTCCTGCTGACCCACTTCCACGCCGACCACGTGGGCGGGTTGCCGGGGGTGCTCAGGGGCCGCTCGGTGGGTGTGGTGGAAGTCACCGGACTGGAAGAACCGCCCGGGCAGGCCGCGTTCGTACGGCGGACGGCGGCCGCCGCGGGAGTTCCCCTCGTCCGTGCCGCGGAGGGGGAACGGCGCCGGGCCGGGCCGCTGGAGTGGCAGGTGCTGTGGCCGCCGGCCGGGGACACTGCATTCGAGGGTCCCAACGACGCGAGCGTGGCCCTGCTGGTGCGCGGCGCGGGCCTGACCCTGCTCCTGTTGGGCGACCTCGAACCGGGCTCCCAGCAGGCCCTGCTGAGGAACCATCCGGAACTGGGCCCGGTCGACGTCCTCAAGGTCGCCCACCACGGCAGCGCCCATCAGGATCCCGGACTGTACGAGCGGATCCGGCCGCGCCTCGCGATCGTCCCGGTGGGCGCCGGGAACAGGTACGGGCACCCCGCGGCGGGTACGCTCGCCCGGCTGCGGGCGTCGGGTGCGGCCGTGCTGCGCACGGATGAGGACGGTTCGGTCGCCGTCACCGGCAGCGGCCCGCGGCTGCGGGCGTTCCCGGCCATTCGGCGACGGACCCGGCACGGGCATACCAGGAGTGACCACTCCGTTTGCCCACAACCCGACAGCATGATCGAATGCGTTTTCGCCAGAGCGGTCCAAGCCCATACAGCACGGGGGTGCATAAACCATGTTCAGTCGCAGACGGGGGATGGAGACGGCGGGAAGCGCCAGTCCCCAGACATCCGCGACACTGACGCTTCCTCATACCGCGCGGCTGCTCAGCTGCCGGGTGCTCGACACGGTCCACCAGCCGGTCCGGCAGGCCACGTTCGAGGTGACCGACCCGATCGGCCGACGGATCGTCAGCGGGGAG is a window encoding:
- a CDS encoding DegV family protein gives rise to the protein MSRHVAIVTDSTAYLPPPAMARHGITSVPLTVVLGDDALEEGTEISARSLALALQKRRSVTTSRPSPEDFVRAYRTAVEAGATGIVSLHLSAEFSGTYDAAVLAAKTATVPVRVVDTGMVAMALGFCALAAAEVAEAGGSLDEAVAAAEKRAAGMSAYFYVDTLDYLRRGGRIGAAQALLGSALAVKPLLTLDGGRIEMLEKVRTASKAIARLEELAVERAGSGPVDVAVHHLAAPERAEKLAQRLRERIPGLVELHVSEVGAVIGAHTGPGLLAAVVSPR
- a CDS encoding ComEA family DNA-binding protein, with amino-acid sequence MTLRTRTSGPAGATSGPGRPRLSDSRLRHRRGQRPGRPDPAVVRRRAEALLGAGRPPGAPPPSPTGDTSAEVAPPGGRSVEAVTEPAAAARPDPLVRPGPAVRPGPAVRADVPDRPDEPARGGAVAPPEGREVPGGAVRWLAVRERLPVWLQTRCGVEPRTVAAVSVVLLVAVGFAVQQYGAARPRPVTAPAVVAPAAAALPAPTAARAGPGVGAGPILVDVSGKVRDPGVRKLPPGSRVEDALAAAGGVRPGTDTTGLNRARVLMDGEQVLVGVPAPPPPMTGRGAPAAGPLSLGTATAEQLDGLPGVGPVLAQHIVDFRTARGGFRSVEELRQVNGIGERRFADLRELVRP